One part of the Halobacteria archaeon AArc-dxtr1 genome encodes these proteins:
- a CDS encoding DUF192 domain-containing protein — translation MKVVHESDDGEQIIASKAETADGILTQGLGLMFRRSLPAEYALAFRFDRAKTRSIHMLFVFVPLDVIWVREGVVERVERLAPWRGFARAEADLILELPAGAAAGVSAGDRIRLEEA, via the coding sequence GTGAAGGTGGTCCACGAATCGGACGACGGCGAGCAGATCATCGCGAGCAAAGCCGAGACGGCAGACGGGATCCTCACCCAGGGGCTGGGGCTGATGTTTCGGCGCTCGCTTCCGGCGGAGTACGCACTCGCCTTCCGGTTCGATCGGGCCAAGACCCGGAGCATCCACATGCTGTTCGTCTTCGTTCCACTCGACGTCATCTGGGTTCGCGAGGGGGTCGTCGAACGAGTCGAGCGACTGGCACCGTGGCGCGGGTTCGCGCGGGCGGAGGCGGATCTGATCCTCGAACTGCCTGCGGGCGCGGCTGCAGGCGTGAGCGCCGGCGACCGTATTCGGCTCGAGGAAGCGTGA